A single Denticeps clupeoides chromosome 7, fDenClu1.1, whole genome shotgun sequence DNA region contains:
- the LOC114794949 gene encoding alpha-ketoglutarate-dependent dioxygenase alkB homolog 7, mitochondrial-like, which produces MLHVGLYIHHEEMKLLLSLLKNSHARFQLRSGSTSPPASGPSAPLKRDTGARWLRASSPGVLESLRGSVEVRAGFISEEEELDLLKELEPGLKKKRYEFDHWDDAIHGYRETERLHWGAAAQAVLARVRAQAFAEGSQLLGPVHVLDLDESGYIKPHIDSVKFCGSTIAGLSLLSDSVMRLVRENNTADWVELLLTRRSLYILRDGARFNFTHEILKDAESSFAGQKVARQRRISVICRNLPTSVK; this is translated from the exons ATGCTACATGTTGGTCTTTATATTCACCACGAGGAGATGAAGTTGCTGCTTAGTCTGCTTAAAAACTCTCATGCACGATTCCAGTTGAGGTCTGGTTCCACTTCCCCCCCCGCGTCTGGCCCGTCTGCACCCCTGAAACGTGATACAGGGGCGCGGTGGCTGCGCGCTTCCTCCCCCGGAGTTTTAGAAAGCCTCCGAGGGTCTGTGGAGGTCCGCGCCGGCTTCatcagcgaggaggaggagctggatcTCCTGAAAGAGCTGGAGCCTGGGCTGAAAAAGAAGAGATACGAGTTCGACCACTGGGACGAT GCCATCCATGGTTACAGGGAGACCGAGCGCTTGCACTGGGGCGCTGCAGCACAGGCAGTGTTGGCTCGAGTCCGAGCTCAGGCTTTTGCAGAGGGCAGCCAGTTGCTGGGCCCAGTGCACGTTCTGGACCTGGACGAGTCTGGATACATAAAACCCCACATTGACAGCGTGAAG TTCTGTGGCAGTACTATTGCAGGCCTCAGTCTTTTATCTGACAGCGTAATGCGACTGGTCCGGGAGAACAACACCGCTGACtgggtggagctgctgctgacTCGCCGTTCTCTCTATATTCTCCG GGATGGCGCAAGATTTAACTTCACTCATGAGATTCTGAAGGATGCAGAGTCCTCCTTTGCAGGACAGAAGGTGGCGCGCCAACGCCGCATCTCTGTCATCTGCCGGAACCTTCCCACGTCAGTCAAATGA